The Rhododendron vialii isolate Sample 1 chromosome 8a, ASM3025357v1 genome has a window encoding:
- the LOC131335384 gene encoding protein REDUCED CHLOROPLAST COVERAGE 3, with the protein MAPKSGRAKGNKAKAEKKKKEEKVVPNVVDITVTTPYETQVVLKGISTDKILDVRRLLAVNVETCHLTNYSLTHEVKGQRLNDRLEVVSLKPCLLRMVEEDYTEQSQSLAHVRRLLDIVACTTRFAKPKCGAVEGRAKKTRAHAGGTQSPPSNGEVRPPSSEPLASPVSEGYEMAAIHPIPKLSDFYEFFSFSHLSPPILHVKRVEQAKGEEGQNGDYFELQIKICNGKLIQVLASAKGFYTRGKQSLQSHSLVDLLQQLSRAFANAYESLMKAFVEHNKFGNLPYGFRANTWLVPQPVADTPSNFLPLPVEDDTWDGDGGGQGRYGEYDCRPWATEFAILASLPCKTEEERVVRDRKAFLLHSLFVDVATLKAVSAIGQVIDSTSKAQQESINFLSGSILHDGRVGDLSITVQRDAADASSKSEVKVIGNESSSMSAVEVGQRNLLKGLTADESVVIRDTTSLGVVVVRHCGYTAIVKVVGDVKRRKFMAQDIEIDDQPDGGANALNINSLRLLLNESCTAELSGSGQSPQSKLGDLETARSMARRVVEESLRNLDEKPEASDNSIRWELGSCWVQHLQKQETPSDNSSNNSEGDSKADLEVKGLGKQFKMLKKREKKPNGESNIDDDEETDSGTSNLNAGSSMGELNNGESNSEAELKKVLSEESFLRLKETGTGLHLKSVDELIKMAKKYYDEIALPKLVTDFGSLELSPVDGRTLTDFMHLRGLQMCSLGRVVELAEKLPHIQSLCIHEMVTRAFKHVLKAVIASVGNVADLPTAVASCLNFLLGSSGIEDNDHSLADDHILKLKWLQSFLAKRFGWRLQDEFQHLRKLSILRGLCHKVGLELLPKDYDMDSPNPFRKSDIISIVPVCKHVGCSSADGRTLLESSKIALDKGKLEDAVNYGTKALAKMIAVCGPYHRTTASAYSLLAVVLYHTGDFNQATIYQHKALDINERELGLDHPDTMKSYGDLSVFYYRLQHIELALKYVNRALFLLHFTCGLSHPNTAATYINVAMMEEGMGNVHVALRYLHEALKCNQRLLGADHIQTAASYHAIAIALSLMEAYSLSVQHEQTTLQILQAKLGPEDLRTQDAAAWLEYFESKALEQQEAARNGTPKPDASIASKGHLSVSDLLDYISPDQDSKGGDAQRKRRSKVLQAIDKSQHSQHDAVTINSVIHSNAEDEDKPVIRLAETNTEEPKPELVLPKETDSYNNTKHDLTYFSASIEEVNSDEGWQEANSKVRAGNGTGRNYSRRRPNIAKLNTNRSEYSNYSDGYYKKELIFPGQKAVPKTNSAESSPLKHSKSLSSNAGGDSTKLQAKTPVSRISPPSVSKVSTTMASKSVSYKEVALAPPGTVIKPMVEKVEEITEEIDTEVRNNPPQTTKEGESNIFVVDKAMLDHENTKEVTESGNELENSSSEELEAIPSSSNEEKPVETNGSKLSAAAQPFSPGTFPLTQPLNSVPVTSVYDVIASQGMLADPVGFPPIAARVTCGPKSPLYSFQMKHGFLKYQGPIIERSGPKIMNPNAPEFVPGRAWQTNAATEVPKVKSGPNSDTDEKLHEKGTSEVKDGRSKKSSSDAEKSELARQILLSFIVKSVQNNLDPARESAVNKKKFEYSENSSEAVANDSAIIKILYGNEGKEDSVSETGNNEQQKTSDGKTNNNGDGEGFVVVTKRRRNRQQFSNGVSGLYNQQSICASVR; encoded by the exons GAG gTTAAAGGACAGAGGTTGAATGATAGGTTGGAGGTTGTTTCATTGAAGCCATGTTTGCTGAGGATGGTTGAAG AGGACTACACGGAGCAGTCCCAGTCGTTGGCGCACGTACGGAGGCTGCTGGACATCGTCGCGTGCACCACCCGATTCGCCAAGCCCAAGTGCGGCGCCGTCGAAGGTCGAGCCAAGAAGACCAGGGCCCACGCTGGCGGCACGCAGTCTCCTCCTTCCAATGGCGAAGTTAGACCGCCGTCGTCGGAGCCTCTGGCCTCGCCGGTATCGGAGGGCTACGAGATGGCGGCGATTCATCCGATCCCGAAGCTGTCTGATTTCTACGagttcttctctttctctcacctctctcctccaatactac ATGTGAAGAGAGTGGAACAGGCAAAAGGTGAAGAGGGGCAGAATGGTGATTATTTTGAACTGCAG ATTAAGATCTGCAATGGGAAGCTCATACAAGTACTCGCATCAGCAAAAGGGTTCTACACAAGGGGAAAACAATCTCTACAAAGCCACTCCCTAGTGGATCTTCTGCAGCAGCTCAGCCGAGCTTTCGCCAAT GCATATGAATCCTTGATGAAAGCTTTTGTAGAACATAACAAG tttggtaACCTTCCGTATGGTTTTCGTGCCAACACTTGGCTTGTCCCTCAACCTGTTGCTGATACTCCATCAAATTTCCTACCCCTTCCAGTGGAAGATGATACTTGGGATGGCGATGGCGGGGGTCAGGGGAGATATGGCGAATACGATTGTAGACCTTGGGCCACAGAGTTTGCGATATTGGCAAGCCTTCCTTGCAAAACGGAGGAGGAGAGGGTTGTCCGAGACCGAAAAGCATTTTTACTTCATAGCCTATTTGTTGATGTTGCTACACTTAAAGCTGTTTCAGCCATAGGCCAAGTAATAGATTCCACTTCGAAGGCACAACAGGAGTCAATAAATTTTCTGTCAGGCTCAATCTTGCATGACGGTCGTGTGGGGGATTTGTCTATTACAGTACAGCGAGATGCTGCAGATGCAAGCTCAAAATCTGAAGTAAAAGTTATAGGCAATGAATCATCAAGTATGTCTGCTGTGGAAGTTGGTCAACGAAATTTACTTAAAGGGTTAACTGCAGATGAGAGTGTAGTTATTCGT GATACAACGTCGTTGGGTGTTGTGGTTGTACGACATTGTGGATATACTGCAATTGTAAAAGTTGTTGGTGATGTGAAGAGGAGAAAGTTCATGGCTCAAGATATTGAAATTGATGATCAACCCGATGGAGGTGCAAATGCTCTCAACATTAATAG CTTGAGGCTTTTGCTTAATGAGTCATGCACAGCAGAATTGTCTGGAAGTGGGCAATCACCTCAGTCTAAACTTGGTGATCTTGAAACTGCAAGAAGTATGGCCCGCAGAGTGGTTGAGGAGAGCTTGAGGAACTTAGATGAGAAGCCAGAGGCATCCGATAACTCTATCAGATGGGAACTTGGTTCTTGTTGGGTCCAGCATTTACAAAAGCAGGAAACACCTAGTGATAACAGTTCTAACAACTCTGAGGGTGATAGTAAGGCAGATTTGGAGGTTAAAGGACTTGGGAAGCAGTTTAAAATGCTgaagaagagggaaaaaaaacccaatggTGAGAGTAACATAGATGATGATGAGGAAACTGACTCCGGGACCAGCAACTTGAATGCTGGAAGCAGCATGGGGGAGCTAAACAATGGCGAGTCCAACAGCGAGGCTGAGTTGAAGAAAGTACTTTCTGAAGAATCTTTCTTGCGCTTGAAAGAAACTGGAACGGGTCTTCATCTAAAG TCAGTAGATGAACTCATCAAGATGGCAAAGAAGTATTATGACGAAATTGCATTGCCTAAGCTG GTAACAGACTTTGGATCGCTGGAACTTTCTCCCGTTGATGGGCGCACTTTAACTGACTTCATGCATTTGAGAGGACTGCAAATGTGttctttgggtcgtgtg GTTGAACTTGCTGAGAAGCTTCCTCATATACAGTCACTTTGTATTCATGAGATGGTTACTCGAGCTTTCAAGCATGTACTTAAAGCCGTAATTGCATCCGTTGGTAATGTGGCAGACTTGCCCACTGCAGTAGCCTCATGCTTGAATTTCTTGCTTGGGAGCAGCGGAATAGAAGACAACGACCATAGCTTGGCTGATGATCACATTCTCAAATTGAAGTGGTTGCAATCATTTCTAGCCAAAAGATTTGGCTGGAGGCTACAAGATGAGTTTCAACACTTGAGGAAGTTATCGATTCTCCGAGGACTTTGCCATAAG GTTGGTTTGGAGTTGCTACCAAAAGACTATGATATGGACAGCCCAAACCCATTTAGGAAATCTGATATTATCAGCATTGTTCCTGTGTGTAAA CATGTGGGGTGCTCTTCTGCCGATGGGCGGACCCTATTGGAATCATCCAAGATTGCCCTGGATAAAGGAAAGCTAGAAGATGCTGTGAACTATGGAACAAAG GCATTGGCAAAAATGATAGCTGTTTGTGGTCCCTATCATCGAACAACGGCAAGCGCATACAGTCTATTAGCTGTTGTGCTTTACCACACTGGAGACTTCAATCAG GCAACAATATACCAACACAAGGCCTTGGATATCAACGAAAGGGAACTTGGCCTTGACCACCCTGATACAATGAAAAGCTACGGAGATCTCTCTGTTTTCTACTATCGCCTACAACACATTGAATTGGCTTTGAA ATATGTCAACCGTGCTTTGTTCCTCCTCCATTTTACATGTGGACTCTCACATCCAAACACAGCTGCAACTTACATTAATGTTGCTATGATGGAAGAGGGTATGGGAAATGTTCATGTTGCTCTCAGATACCTCCATGAAGCCCTAAAATGCAATCAAAGATTATTAGGTGCAGATCACatacag ACTGCTGCTAGCTATCATGCCATTGCAATAGCCCTTTCATTAATGGAAGCATATTCGCTTAGTGTGCAACATGAACAAACTACACTACAGATTCTTCAAGCCAAGTTGGGTCCAGAAGATCTTCGTACTCAG GATGCTGCTGCATGGCTTGAATATTTCGAGTCAAAAGCCTTAGAGCAGCAAGAAGCAGCCCGAAATGGGACTCCAAAGCCAGATGCATCCATAGCAAGCAAAGGCCACCTTAG tgtatCGGATCTCCTTGACTACATAAGCCCTGATCAGGATTCAAAGGGAGGTGATGCACAGAGGAAGCGGCGCTCAAAG GTGTTGCAGGCTAttgacaaatcccaacactcgcAGCATGATGCAGTAACCATCAACAGTGTGATTCATAGCAATGCAGAAGACGAGGATAAGCCAGTGATCAGACTAGCAGAAACCAACACAGAGGAACCTAAGCCAGAATTGGTCCTTCCTAAAGAAACCGACAGTTATAATAACACTAAACACGACCTCACATATTTCAGTGCAAGTATTGAAGAAGTAAACTCTGATGAGggatggcaagaagccaactCAAAAGTACGAGCTGGAAATGGCACTGGCCGCAATTATAGCCGAAGACGCCCTAATATTGCCAAGCTAAATACCAACCGCTCTGAATACTCTAATTACAGTGACGGGTATTATAAGAAAGAGTTGATTTTTCCAGGACAAAAGGCCGTGCCAAAGACAAATTCAGCAGAATCATCTCCATTGAAGCATTCAAAGTCTCTTAGTTCAAATGCTGGAGGGGATTCAACTAAATTGCAGGCAAAGACTCCCGTTTCCAGAATTTCCCCACCCTCAGTTTCCAAAGTCTCCACTACCATGGCTTCGAAATCTGTTTCCTACAAAGAGGTAGCGTTGGCGCCTCCAGGAACAGTTATAAAACCAATGGTTGAGAAAGTAGAAGAAATCACTGAGGAAATTGATACCGAAGTCAGGAATAATCCTCCTCAGACAACAAAGGAGGGTGAAAGCAACATATTTGTTGTGGATAAAGCAATGCTGGATCATGAAAACACAAAAGAAGTTACTGAAAGTGGAAACGAGCTGGAAAATTCTTCCTCAGAAGAACTTGAAGCGATTCCAAGCTCAAGCAATGAGGAAAAACCTGTTGAAACGAACGGGAGCAAGCTTTCTGCAGCAGCTCAACCATTCAGTCCAGGAACCTTTCCGTTAACTCAGCCATTGAACTCGGTTCCTGTAACAAGTGTTTACGATGTAATAGCAAGCCAAGGCATGCTTGCAGATCCTGTAGGGTTCCCTCCAATCGCTGCAAGGGTGACCTGTGGGCCGAAATCGCCTCTATATTCTTTCCAAATGAAACATGGGTTCTTGAAGTACCAAGGCCCCATTATAGAAAGAAGTGGACCAAAAATCATGAACCCTAATGCACCAGAATTTGTGCCCGGAAGAGCTTGGCAAACGAATGCAGCAACCGAAGTTCCAAAAGTTAAAAGTGGTCCGAATTCTGATACTGATGAGAAACTTCATGAAAAAGGTACTAGTGAAGTTAAAGATGGAAGATCAAAGAAAAGCAGTTCGGATGCAGAGAAGTCAGAGCTAGCAAGGCAAATACTGCTTAGCTTTATTGTGAAATCAGTTCAAAATAATCTGGACCCCGCGAGGGAGTCTGCAGTTAACAAGAAGAAGTTTGAATATTCTGAAAACTCATCAGAAGCGGTTGCTAATGACAGTGCAATTATAAAAATTCTGTATGGGAATGAAGGTAAGGAGGACTCAGTTTCTGAAACTGGGAATAATGAACAGCAGAAAACATCGGATGGGAAGACGAACAATAATGGAGATGGTGAGGGATTTGTAGTTGTTACAAAGAGGAGAAGGAATCGACAACAGTTTTCCAATGGGGTAAGCGGGTTGTACAATCAGCAATCAATTTGTGCTTCAGTCCGTTGA